In Phaeobacter inhibens DSM 16374, the following proteins share a genomic window:
- a CDS encoding DUF3131 domain-containing protein — MVNTAGTRKLDKLMSWKRREFLGLASGGLLSTTWPALAQPQQAEGIRAFSILLTGVHPSLPVNALGSLIFAFLSQGVALSVEVAFEDFAKHTPDRTHPLLAMLSDTASQNRTFVEIVPASRNLMRKTGYFKARSLWGLRSQIDQQLPGAMAAAAQPAHFSTVSTNELEGELRQDGLRTGGCTTVIYDAVEAAEREALLGPAAVLMLPLKARLDLRSAQEKMTSGLFSKLGDGTVLAVDVAELPIDPARAYEVGQRIAASVNRARLSGYLLSVLPREIYKRCCAFLPNHSRHYVILPEFPGSAEGYNGLLDQARTRLGTDCVTLVRGGERRADGAFLVETRDGEQHRLGAPGLGPDGEPIEGPIFLADDVAPQRGDVRHPDAVFVHKAQTVSRLSAKVPAANGICLNYPTGIVDPAHELLLEARDTLRDSSLSPEAPVFDAAMMADAELAYSYLEQAEMNATGLALTVRKQINGKSFNNSEITMWDVGSLILGLLAAVELELAPADRIYRRIKKIMASLPVIQDGDAAYPPTLINVRDASIERRGFDACDFARLTSAVTRAAQHTALADASSQLMGKWQIAGLMQGGVLNNILKTRIQSSYLSHCAHYQTRVLPALGQSETRSPYREAFAGETVADRTVNLLYTVDKIGILPTEPLLLEYVELGPSAECAVLTDVFLGAMKHHFDQTGQLLAPSETPIDTAPWFVYQGFDLGHETRWNVSYRKGREVVFEPVASSPYGIFSTKAAYLWYAVRPCRHTRKMLDMAQEHARIDGFGMSSGLFLDGYAQMKNHADLNTNGIVLQALAHLKRRTR, encoded by the coding sequence ATGGTAAACACCGCCGGAACCAGAAAGTTGGACAAGCTAATGTCGTGGAAACGCCGTGAGTTTCTGGGTTTGGCCTCAGGTGGCCTGCTAAGCACGACCTGGCCGGCCCTGGCGCAGCCTCAGCAGGCCGAGGGGATACGTGCGTTTTCCATATTACTGACCGGCGTACATCCGTCGCTGCCGGTAAATGCGCTTGGCTCTTTGATTTTTGCATTTCTGTCGCAAGGGGTTGCACTCTCCGTTGAAGTCGCATTCGAAGACTTCGCCAAACACACACCGGATAGGACCCATCCGCTGCTGGCGATGCTAAGCGATACCGCCTCCCAAAACCGCACATTTGTCGAGATCGTTCCTGCGTCGCGCAATCTGATGCGCAAGACAGGATATTTTAAGGCGCGTAGTCTTTGGGGGCTGCGCTCGCAAATTGATCAACAGCTGCCCGGCGCTATGGCTGCTGCTGCTCAGCCAGCGCATTTTTCGACGGTGTCGACCAATGAGCTTGAGGGCGAGTTGCGGCAGGACGGTTTGCGGACCGGGGGGTGCACGACCGTGATCTATGATGCGGTTGAGGCGGCTGAGCGCGAGGCGTTGCTTGGTCCTGCCGCAGTATTGATGTTGCCACTGAAGGCGCGCTTAGATCTGAGGTCCGCGCAAGAGAAGATGACATCAGGGCTGTTTTCCAAATTGGGGGATGGGACTGTTCTTGCGGTGGATGTTGCAGAGCTGCCGATTGACCCGGCCCGCGCTTATGAGGTTGGTCAGCGTATTGCCGCGAGCGTCAATCGCGCGCGGCTATCAGGGTATCTTTTGTCTGTTTTGCCGCGTGAAATCTACAAACGGTGCTGCGCGTTCTTGCCGAATCACTCCAGACACTATGTCATTTTGCCGGAGTTTCCGGGCAGTGCTGAGGGGTACAATGGGCTGCTGGATCAGGCGCGGACCCGATTGGGCACAGACTGTGTGACCTTGGTGCGCGGTGGGGAACGCCGAGCAGACGGCGCATTCCTGGTCGAAACTCGTGATGGCGAGCAGCATCGGCTTGGGGCACCAGGGCTGGGGCCTGACGGGGAGCCAATCGAAGGTCCGATTTTTCTTGCAGACGATGTGGCCCCACAACGTGGCGATGTGCGTCATCCAGATGCAGTGTTTGTCCACAAGGCTCAAACGGTCAGTCGGCTTTCTGCGAAAGTACCGGCCGCAAACGGTATCTGCCTCAACTATCCTACAGGAATAGTTGATCCAGCTCATGAGCTTCTGCTTGAAGCACGAGACACGCTACGTGACAGCAGTCTGTCGCCAGAGGCACCTGTTTTCGATGCCGCTATGATGGCTGATGCCGAGTTGGCCTATAGCTACCTCGAACAGGCAGAAATGAACGCTACCGGATTGGCATTGACGGTTAGAAAGCAGATCAACGGCAAGTCATTCAACAACTCCGAGATCACGATGTGGGATGTCGGGAGTCTGATCCTTGGCTTGTTGGCAGCGGTTGAGCTGGAGCTGGCACCGGCTGACAGAATCTACCGCCGCATCAAGAAGATTATGGCATCGCTTCCGGTTATTCAGGATGGTGACGCGGCATATCCGCCGACGCTGATCAATGTTCGGGATGCATCAATTGAAAGGCGAGGGTTCGATGCCTGTGATTTCGCACGGCTTACCAGCGCAGTTACCCGGGCTGCGCAACATACCGCGCTTGCGGACGCCAGTTCGCAGCTGATGGGTAAATGGCAGATTGCGGGTTTGATGCAGGGTGGTGTCCTTAACAATATCCTCAAGACACGTATCCAATCATCTTATCTGTCGCATTGTGCGCACTACCAGACCCGGGTTCTACCAGCTCTGGGCCAGTCGGAAACCCGCTCACCCTACCGGGAGGCGTTTGCCGGAGAAACGGTTGCAGATAGAACGGTCAACCTGCTCTATACGGTTGATAAAATTGGCATCCTGCCGACTGAGCCGCTGTTGCTCGAATATGTGGAACTGGGACCATCTGCTGAATGCGCCGTACTAACGGATGTCTTTCTGGGCGCGATGAAGCACCACTTTGATCAAACCGGTCAATTGCTCGCGCCATCTGAGACGCCAATCGATACGGCGCCTTGGTTTGTCTACCAAGGCTTCGATCTGGGCCACGAAACACGTTGGAACGTCAGCTACAGGAAAGGGCGCGAGGTAGTGTTCGAACCGGTTGCCAGCAGCCCTTATGGCATTTTCTCAACCAAGGCAGCGTATCTTTGGTACGCGGTCAGACCCTGCAGGCACACTCGTAAAATGCTGGACATGGCACAAGAGCACGCCCGGATTGACGGTTTTGGAATGAGCAGTGGATTGTTCCTTGATGGGTATGCCCAAATGAAAAACCATGCCGACCTCAACACAAACGGGATCGTCTTGCAGGCGCTGGCGCATCTGAAGCGTCGCACCCGCTAG